The Osmerus eperlanus chromosome 12, fOsmEpe2.1, whole genome shotgun sequence genome has a segment encoding these proteins:
- the cdk5r1b gene encoding cyclin-dependent kinase 5 activator 1b, whose translation MGTVLSLSPSYRKAALFEDGPATVGHYTAVQNSKNAKDKNMKRHSLINVLPWKRIVAVSAKKKGSKKVQPNAAYQNNVSHLNNENLKKSQSCANLSSFTQDQSTPALTKGSNNGVSSIKKAPLTNSNVAAGTPKRVIVQASTSELLRCLGEFLCRRCYRLKHLSPTDPVLWLRSVDRSLLLQGWQDQGFITPANVVFVYMLCRDVVSSEVATEHELQAVLLTCLYLSYSYMGNEISYPLKPFLVESSKETFWDRCLSIINLMSTKMLQINSDPHYFTQVFADLKNESQKEEERSRLLIGLDR comes from the coding sequence ATGGGAACCGTCTTGTCACTCTCGCCCAGCTACCGGAAGGCGGCCCTCTTCGAGGACGGGCCGGCCACCGTGGGCCACTACACAGCCGTGCAAAACAGCAAGAACGCTAAAGACAAGAACATGAAGCGACACTCACTCATTAACGTGCTGCCATGGAAACGGATCGTGGCCGTGTCGGCCAAGAAAAAAGGCTCCAAGAAGGTGCAGCCCAATGCGGCCTACCAAAACAACGTCTCGCATCTCAACAACGAGAACCTGAAGAAGTCGCAGTCCTGCGCCAACCTGTCCAGCTTTACCCAGGACCAAAGCACACCTGCCCTGACCAAGGGCTCCAACAATGGTGTCTCCTCCATTAAGAAGGCCCCTCTGACCAACTCCAACGTAGCCGCCGGCACGCCCAAGAGGGTGATCGTGCAGGCCTCCACCAGCGAGCTGCTTCGCTGCCTGGGGGAGTTCCTGTGCCGGCGCTGCTACCGGCTCAAGCACCTGTCTCCCACCGACCCGGTACTGTGGCTGCGGAGCGTGGACCGCTCCCTGCTGCTCCAGGGCTGGCAGGACCAGGGCTTCATCACCCCCGCCAACGTGGTTTTTGTCTACATGCTCTGCCGGGACGTGGTGTCCTCTGAGGTGGCCACCGAGCACGAGCTCCAGGCCgtgctgctcacctgcctctaCCTGTCCTACTCCTACATGGGCAACGAGATCTCCTACCCGCTCAAGCCCTTCCTGGTGGAGAGCTCCAAGGAGACCTTCTGGGACCGCTGCCTGTCCATCATCAACCTGATGAGCACCAAGATGCTCCAGATCAACTCAGACCCGCACTACTTCACCCAGGTGTTTGCTGACCTGAAGAACGAGAgccagaaagaggaggagaggagccgcCTGCTCATCGGCCTGGACCGGTGA